From Vitis vinifera cultivar Pinot Noir 40024 chromosome 14, ASM3070453v1, a single genomic window includes:
- the LOC100257596 gene encoding sister chromatid cohesion 1 protein 2 isoform X1, with translation MFESQSLLSRKGALRSVWEAAYFHKKLKKAQVTQTNISSSVDKILVDEVPVLAYRILGYILLGVVRIYSKKVEYLFDDCQKMLIKVKDFAVGKQFNADMEGFSAPCFSITLPKTFELDAFDLEVLEDVSGGNVRPQEEITLQDTLKNEGIRHYFLDQYRFEDVASQPETCSTISPPDEDFLLPCLMDTAQLVSSLHDLSSIEASMEKFRDCSFSQGECLDLQLFHRVEIDIGGPFDGEHHSNGEQTSLEMTSSENRRHQVTIECHSVPNTFDATPQSKLQVTAEGHRVTNTLDATPESNLPDASGSTTPEFIIVHTPTKKEHARIPRKRKCLFDEKIVLSSEFLKKSIQSSSDLIRKRRKVPHTAYDAWKVYQIANLSQGFLEALIPCISLELRSLFHAKKLMTPELVVNVEAPDGLVVPGSPTVNQLLKETAIAPETPAIHSTLMGVSEVHKLTDSDRVVPASSFESSQQRQSSSENEEFDILMNEEINSCEVANQKINGWSDRTGMVARYLCRSFLNQKKQGDENAVTLSQFLTGKTKKESSRLFYEILVLKSKGYVDVEQNNAYGDIRVMKTLQMESVSGKLKVSR, from the exons atGTTTGAGTCTCAGTCCCTCCTCTCCAGAAAGGGGGCTTTACGCAGTGTATGGGAAGCTGCTTATTTTCACAAGAAGCTCAAGAAAGCCCAAGTCACTCAGACCAATATCTCTTCCTCCGTCG ATAAGATTTTAGTAGATGAAGTTCCTGTCCTTGCATATAGAATATTGGGTTACATTCTTCTTGGTGTTGTGAGAATATACTCGAAGAAAGTAGAATATCTGTTTGATGACTGCCAAAAGATGCTGATTAAAGTCAAGGATTTTGCTGTTGGTAAACAATTTAATGCAGATATGGAGGGATTTTCTGCACCCTGTTTCTCTATTACTCTACCAAAAACGTTTGAACTTGATGCTTTTGATTTGGAGGTCTTGGAAGATGTTAGTGG AGGCAATGTGAGACCCCAGGAAGAGATTACGCTTCAAG ATACCTTGAAAAATGAGGGAATCAGGCATTACTTTCTAGATCAG TATCGTTTTGAGGATGTTGCTTCCCAACCCGAAACTTGTTCTACCATTTCCCCACCAGATGAGGA TTTTCTTTTGCCTTGCCTGATGGACACTGCTCAGTTGGTAAGCTCATTACATGATCTGAGCAGCATAGAAGCAAGCATGGAGAAGTTTCGAGATTGTAGCTTTTCTCAAGGAGAATGTTTGGACCTTCAGTTGTTTCACAGGGTTGAAATAGACATTGGGGGACCATTTGATGGAGAGCATCATAGTAATGGAGAGCAGACATCTCTGGAAATGACATCATCAGAAAACAGAAGACATCAAGTCACTATAGAATGCCATTCAGTACCTAATACATTTGATGCAACTCCTCAGTCCAAGCTCCAGGTTACTGCAGAAGGCCATAGAGTAACCAATACGCTTGATGCAACTCCTGAGTCCAATCTCCCAGATGCTTCAG GTTCTACTACACCAGAGTTTATTATTGTTCACACCCCAACAAAAAAGGAGCATGCACGAATTCCAAGGAAGAGAAAATGTTTGTTTGATGAGAAAATAGTTCTGTCTAGCGA GTTCCTTAAGAAAAGCATACAAAGCTCAAGTGACTTGATACGTAAACGAAGGAAAGTTCCTCACACTGCTTATGATGCCTGGAAAGTTTATCAAATTGCTAATCTCTCGCAGGGTTTCTTGGAGGCTTTGATTCCTT GCATTTCCTTGGAGCTTAGATCACTCTTCCATGCAAAGAAATTAATGACCCCAGAGCTTGTTGTAAATGTGGAAGCTCCTGATGGGTTAGTTGTACCAGGATCCCCTACTGTCAATCAACTCTTAAAGGAAACAGCAATTGCTCCAGAAACACCTGCAATTCACTCAACATTAATGGGAGTATCTGAGGTCCACAAGCTTACTGATTCAGATAGAGTGGTGCCTGCAAGTTCATTTGAGAGTTCACAGCAAAGGCAATCTTCAAGTGAGAATGAAGAATTTGATATCCTGATGAATGAG GAGATAAATTCATGTGAAGTAGCTAACCAGAAAATAA ATGGATGGTCAGATAGAACCGG AATGGTGGCAAGATACCTGTGCAGAAGCtttttaaatcaaaagaaaCAAGGAGATGAGAATGCTGTGACCCTGTCACAGTTTCTGACAGgaaaaaccaagaaagaaaGTTCAAGACTATTCTATGAGATACTG GTCTTGAAAAGTAAAGGGTACGTGGATGTAGAGCAAAATAATGCCTATGGCGACATCCGTGTGATGAAAACTCTTCAAATGGAAAGTGTTTCCGGGAAGCTGAAGGTGTCCAGATAG
- the LOC100257596 gene encoding sister chromatid cohesion 1 protein 2 isoform X2, which yields MFESQSLLSRKGALRSVWEAAYFHKKLKKAQVTQTNISSSVDMEGFSAPCFSITLPKTFELDAFDLEVLEDVSGGNVRPQEEITLQDTLKNEGIRHYFLDQYRFEDVASQPETCSTISPPDEDFLLPCLMDTAQLVSSLHDLSSIEASMEKFRDCSFSQGECLDLQLFHRVEIDIGGPFDGEHHSNGEQTSLEMTSSENRRHQVTIECHSVPNTFDATPQSKLQVTAEGHRVTNTLDATPESNLPDASGSTTPEFIIVHTPTKKEHARIPRKRKCLFDEKIVLSSEFLKKSIQSSSDLIRKRRKVPHTAYDAWKVYQIANLSQGFLEALIPCISLELRSLFHAKKLMTPELVVNVEAPDGLVVPGSPTVNQLLKETAIAPETPAIHSTLMGVSEVHKLTDSDRVVPASSFESSQQRQSSSENEEFDILMNEEINSCEVANQKINGWSDRTGMVARYLCRSFLNQKKQGDENAVTLSQFLTGKTKKESSRLFYEILVLKSKGYVDVEQNNAYGDIRVMKTLQMESVSGKLKVSR from the exons atGTTTGAGTCTCAGTCCCTCCTCTCCAGAAAGGGGGCTTTACGCAGTGTATGGGAAGCTGCTTATTTTCACAAGAAGCTCAAGAAAGCCCAAGTCACTCAGACCAATATCTCTTCCTCCGTCG ATATGGAGGGATTTTCTGCACCCTGTTTCTCTATTACTCTACCAAAAACGTTTGAACTTGATGCTTTTGATTTGGAGGTCTTGGAAGATGTTAGTGG AGGCAATGTGAGACCCCAGGAAGAGATTACGCTTCAAG ATACCTTGAAAAATGAGGGAATCAGGCATTACTTTCTAGATCAG TATCGTTTTGAGGATGTTGCTTCCCAACCCGAAACTTGTTCTACCATTTCCCCACCAGATGAGGA TTTTCTTTTGCCTTGCCTGATGGACACTGCTCAGTTGGTAAGCTCATTACATGATCTGAGCAGCATAGAAGCAAGCATGGAGAAGTTTCGAGATTGTAGCTTTTCTCAAGGAGAATGTTTGGACCTTCAGTTGTTTCACAGGGTTGAAATAGACATTGGGGGACCATTTGATGGAGAGCATCATAGTAATGGAGAGCAGACATCTCTGGAAATGACATCATCAGAAAACAGAAGACATCAAGTCACTATAGAATGCCATTCAGTACCTAATACATTTGATGCAACTCCTCAGTCCAAGCTCCAGGTTACTGCAGAAGGCCATAGAGTAACCAATACGCTTGATGCAACTCCTGAGTCCAATCTCCCAGATGCTTCAG GTTCTACTACACCAGAGTTTATTATTGTTCACACCCCAACAAAAAAGGAGCATGCACGAATTCCAAGGAAGAGAAAATGTTTGTTTGATGAGAAAATAGTTCTGTCTAGCGA GTTCCTTAAGAAAAGCATACAAAGCTCAAGTGACTTGATACGTAAACGAAGGAAAGTTCCTCACACTGCTTATGATGCCTGGAAAGTTTATCAAATTGCTAATCTCTCGCAGGGTTTCTTGGAGGCTTTGATTCCTT GCATTTCCTTGGAGCTTAGATCACTCTTCCATGCAAAGAAATTAATGACCCCAGAGCTTGTTGTAAATGTGGAAGCTCCTGATGGGTTAGTTGTACCAGGATCCCCTACTGTCAATCAACTCTTAAAGGAAACAGCAATTGCTCCAGAAACACCTGCAATTCACTCAACATTAATGGGAGTATCTGAGGTCCACAAGCTTACTGATTCAGATAGAGTGGTGCCTGCAAGTTCATTTGAGAGTTCACAGCAAAGGCAATCTTCAAGTGAGAATGAAGAATTTGATATCCTGATGAATGAG GAGATAAATTCATGTGAAGTAGCTAACCAGAAAATAA ATGGATGGTCAGATAGAACCGG AATGGTGGCAAGATACCTGTGCAGAAGCtttttaaatcaaaagaaaCAAGGAGATGAGAATGCTGTGACCCTGTCACAGTTTCTGACAGgaaaaaccaagaaagaaaGTTCAAGACTATTCTATGAGATACTG GTCTTGAAAAGTAAAGGGTACGTGGATGTAGAGCAAAATAATGCCTATGGCGACATCCGTGTGATGAAAACTCTTCAAATGGAAAGTGTTTCCGGGAAGCTGAAGGTGTCCAGATAG
- the LOC100252470 gene encoding uncharacterized protein LOC100252470: MATSSFNGNMKKALAGLRRINLEGLRWRVFDAKGQVLGRLASQISTVIQGKDKPTYTPNREDGDMCIVLNAKDISVTGRKLTNKFYRWHTGYIGHLKERSLKDQLAKDPTEVIRKAVLRMLPRNKLRDDRDRKLRIFAGDEHPFNDRPLEPYVMPPRQVREMRPRARRATIRAQKKAEQQQQGTTDTRKKRKKEVEPEVSVRGVQVISDLTYKNQA, encoded by the exons ATGGCGACGAGTTCTTTTAACGGCAACATGAAG AAAGCACTTGCTGGCCTGAGACGAATCAATTTGGAAGGTTTGCGATGGCGAGTATTTGATGCCAAAGGCCAG GTTCTTGGGAGGTTAGCATCTCAAATTTCTACTGTGATTCAAGGCAAGGATAAGCCAACATACACACCAAATCGTGAAGATGGGGATATGTGCATCGTGCTTAATGCAAAGGATATCTCTGTCACAGGAAGGAAACTTACTAATAAGTTTTATCGTTGGCATACCGG GTATATAGGTCACTTGAAAGAAAGGAGTTTAAAGGATCAGTTAGCAAAGGATCCTACAGAAGTCATACGCAAAGCAGTCTTGCGCATGCTTCCAAGAAACAAATTGCGTGAT GATAGAGATCGAAAACTAAGGATATTTGCTGGTGATGAGCACCCTTTCAATGACAGGCCTCTTGAACCTTATGTGATGCCGCCTCGGCAAGTACGAGAAATGCGGCCTCGTGCAAGACGAGCCACAATTCGGGCTCAGAAGAAGGCTGAACAGCAACAGCAGGGAACTACTGAtacaagaaaaaagagaaagaaggaaGTTGAGCCGGAAGTGAGTGTACGAGGAGTGCAAGTCATCTCTGATTTGACATATAAAAATCAAGCTTGA
- the LOC100244131 gene encoding uncharacterized protein LOC100244131, which translates to MADYHFVYKDVEGASTQWDDIQRKLGNLPPKDPPFKPPPFTPAPDDHSKPKDKSWIDQKTEEELEDLEDDPDLDDHRFLEEYRKKRLAEMREAVKISRFGSVMPISGSDFVREVSQAPSDVWVVVILYKEGIPECGLLMRCLEELATRYPATKFVKIISTDCIPNYPDRNLPTLLVYNNGAVKANYAGLHNFGRRCTPEGVALVLCQSDPVLNDGQSGSGPSREDVIEGVRKRFIEKVVTEHEDDDDGSSSD; encoded by the exons ATGGCGGATTATCACTTCGTCTACAAGGATGTGGAAGGAGCTTCGACGCAGTGGGACGACATACAGAGAAAGCTTGGAAACCTACCGCCCAAGGACCCTCCTTTCAAGCCCCCTCCCTTCACTCCTGCCCCTGATGACCACTCCAAACCCAAAGACAAGTCCTGGATCGATCAGAAAACCGAAGAAGAGCTCGAAGATCTCGAAGACGATCCGGATCTCGATGACCATCGCTTCCTCGAAGAATATag GAAGAAGAGGTTGGCAGAGATGAGAGAGGCGGTTAAGATTTCAAGGTTTGGATCAGTGATGCCAATATCAGGATCGGATTTCGTAAGGGAGGTTTCACAAGCTCCTTCTGATGTTTGGGTTGTCGTAATTCTTTATAAAGAAGG AATCCCAGAATGTGGGCTGCTTATGCGATGCCTAGAAGAACTAGCAACCAGATACCCAGCaacaaaatttgttaaaataatatCCACTGACTGTATTCCTAATTACCCTGATCGTAATCTTCCCACTCTATTGGTGTACAATAATGGTGCAGTTAAAGCAAATTATGCGGGCTTGCATAACTTTGGTCGGAGGTGCACACCTGAAG GTGTTGCATTAGTTCTATGCCAGTCAGATCCCGTACTTAATGATGGCCAAAGTGGAAGTGGTCCATCAAGGGAAGATGTTATCGAAGGAGTCCGGAAAAGGTTCATAGAGAAGGTTGTGACAGAgcatgaagatgatgatgatggatcTTCAAGTGATTAG